Proteins encoded within one genomic window of Ammonifex degensii KC4:
- a CDS encoding amino acid ABC transporter ATP-binding protein — protein MIEVRGLYKNFGKLEVLRGIDCQVAAGEVVVIIGPSGSGKSTFLRCLNFLEEPTAGTIVIDGVKLNHSSTDINLVRQKVGMVFQSFNLFPHKTALENIILAPMVVKKVPRQQAERKAYELLRKVGLEEKAHSYPDQLSGGQQQRVAIARALAMEPKVMLFDEPTSALDPEMVGEVLAVMRDLAREGMTMVVVTHEMRFARDVADRVIFMDEGRIVEEGPPEKIFREPENPRTRAFLSKFL, from the coding sequence ATGATCGAGGTAAGGGGACTATACAAGAATTTCGGGAAGTTAGAAGTGCTGCGGGGCATCGACTGCCAGGTGGCGGCCGGTGAAGTGGTGGTGATTATCGGCCCCTCGGGCTCGGGCAAAAGCACCTTCCTGCGCTGCCTTAATTTTCTGGAAGAGCCCACGGCAGGGACCATCGTCATCGACGGGGTCAAGCTCAACCATTCCTCCACCGATATCAATCTCGTCCGCCAGAAAGTGGGAATGGTCTTCCAGAGCTTTAACCTCTTCCCCCACAAGACGGCGCTGGAGAACATCATCCTGGCCCCCATGGTGGTGAAGAAGGTGCCCCGACAGCAGGCGGAAAGGAAGGCCTATGAGCTTTTACGCAAGGTGGGTCTGGAAGAAAAAGCCCACTCTTATCCTGACCAACTCTCTGGTGGGCAACAGCAGCGGGTGGCCATCGCCCGCGCCCTAGCCATGGAGCCCAAGGTAATGCTTTTCGACGAGCCCACCTCGGCGCTTGATCCGGAAATGGTGGGGGAGGTGCTGGCCGTCATGCGGGATCTGGCCCGGGAGGGCATGACCATGGTGGTGGTGACGCACGAGATGCGCTTCGCCCGCGATGTGGCCGACCGGGTTATCTTCATGGACGAGGGGCGAATAGTGGAAGAAGGCCCGCCGGAAAAGATCTTTCGCGAGCCAGAAAACCCCCGTACCCGCGCCTTCTTGAGCAAATTCCTGTAG
- a CDS encoding radical SAM protein yields the protein MSELVFPGLLEGRFDWLQLEVTSYCNASCIYCPRTVYREQWDNRHLPEVIFAKLLPVFPRTGFVYLQGWGEPLLHPEFFNLARRVREAGSRVGFTTNGMLLDREKMELILDLEFYVVAFSLAGIRRNDIVRRGTRLEQVLDALETLASLREKRGLKYPRLHVAYMLLRPDLEELPEVPRLLASRGADEVVISTLDFVPSPELEGEAILPKDKRELGRIKRFLKLAVKAGRKAGIAVHYHLPYPWKRRLYCTENVLRAAFIGVKGTVAPCTFTNLPVTTAPSFVRQGKTLTYEPLILGDLNRNSWEEIWSSPLYQAFRTSFRKKDLFPPCRECPKLLGETV from the coding sequence TTGTCGGAACTCGTTTTTCCCGGGTTGCTCGAGGGGCGCTTCGACTGGCTGCAGCTGGAAGTAACCTCTTACTGCAACGCCTCGTGCATATACTGTCCCCGCACCGTCTACCGCGAGCAGTGGGACAACCGGCACCTGCCGGAAGTCATTTTTGCCAAGCTCCTCCCTGTTTTTCCCCGCACCGGGTTCGTTTACCTCCAGGGCTGGGGAGAGCCGCTTTTGCACCCGGAGTTCTTCAACCTGGCCCGGAGGGTACGCGAGGCAGGAAGCCGGGTGGGCTTTACCACCAACGGCATGTTACTGGACCGGGAAAAGATGGAGCTCATCCTGGACCTCGAGTTTTATGTGGTAGCCTTCTCTTTGGCCGGCATCCGCCGCAACGACATTGTGAGGCGTGGGACCAGGCTCGAGCAAGTGCTAGACGCTTTAGAAACCTTGGCCTCGCTCCGGGAAAAACGAGGGCTTAAATATCCCCGCCTGCACGTGGCCTACATGCTCTTGCGCCCCGATCTGGAAGAGCTACCGGAGGTACCTCGCCTGCTGGCCAGCCGGGGAGCTGATGAAGTGGTGATCAGCACCCTGGACTTTGTTCCTTCGCCGGAGCTGGAAGGTGAGGCCATCCTGCCTAAAGACAAAAGGGAGCTCGGGAGAATAAAACGATTCTTAAAGCTCGCGGTTAAGGCCGGGCGTAAAGCGGGGATAGCCGTTCACTACCACCTGCCTTATCCCTGGAAGCGCCGCCTTTACTGCACGGAAAACGTCTTGCGGGCGGCCTTTATAGGCGTTAAGGGCACGGTCGCCCCCTGCACCTTTACCAACCTGCCGGTGACAACCGCGCCCTCTTTCGTCCGCCAAGGCAAGACTTTAACCTACGAACCGCTCATTTTAGGGGATCTCAACCGCAACTCCTGGGAGGAAATCTGGTCAAGCCCCCTCTACCAAGCTTTCCGTACCTCTTTCCGTAAGAAAGACCTCTTCCCTCCCTGCCGCGAGTGCCCCAAGCTCCTGGGCGAGACCGTTTAG
- a CDS encoding formate--tetrahydrofolate ligase yields the protein MRQVPSDLEIAQAHKLIPIKDIAASIGLDEEDIEYYGRYKAKIRLEVLEKFRDRPNGKYIDVTAITPTPLGEGKTVTTIGLTQALGRLGKKAICTLRQPSMGPVFGIKGGAAGGGYSQVVPMEDINIHFTGDIHAVGQAHNLLAAMIDASILHGNPLGIDPLTIMWPRVVDVNDRALRQIVIGLGGRENGYPRETGFDITVASEVMAILALTTGLHDLRKRLGRIVVGYSYSGKPITAEDLRAAGAMTVILKEAIKPNLVQTLEGQACIMHAGPFANIAHGQCSILADMIALKLADYVVTESGFGADLGMEKFMNIKCRYSGLRPNCVVVTCTVRALKMHGGVGNVVAGKPLPEEILKENVPAVERGCENLAHMIKIAKYFGVPVLVAINQFTTDTPAEIEVIRQKALEAGAEGAYPITVWADGGAGAIDLAKAVIEACEKPTNFQFLYPDHLSIKEKIEILATKVYNAAGVRYEPLAEKKIALFEEHGWGHLPICMAKTHLSISHDPNLKNVPRDYIFPIRDIRASIGAGFLYPLAGAMRTMPGLPSQPAAFKVDIDEQGRTVGLF from the coding sequence ATGCGTCAGGTGCCCAGTGATCTAGAAATAGCCCAGGCACACAAACTCATTCCCATAAAGGACATAGCCGCTTCCATAGGTTTGGACGAGGAAGATATTGAGTATTACGGACGGTACAAGGCCAAGATCCGGTTGGAGGTACTGGAGAAGTTTCGCGACCGGCCCAACGGCAAGTATATCGACGTCACCGCCATTACTCCTACTCCGTTGGGCGAAGGTAAGACGGTGACCACCATCGGTCTTACCCAGGCCCTGGGGAGGCTGGGGAAGAAGGCTATCTGCACCCTGCGCCAGCCTTCCATGGGTCCCGTCTTCGGCATAAAGGGAGGGGCAGCAGGTGGGGGCTACTCCCAGGTGGTCCCCATGGAGGACATAAATATCCACTTCACCGGCGACATCCACGCCGTGGGGCAGGCACACAACCTCTTGGCGGCCATGATCGATGCCTCCATCCTGCACGGCAACCCTCTGGGCATCGATCCTCTGACCATCATGTGGCCCCGGGTGGTGGACGTCAACGACCGGGCTTTGCGCCAGATAGTCATCGGATTGGGCGGCCGGGAAAACGGCTATCCCCGGGAAACGGGTTTCGATATCACAGTGGCCTCGGAAGTGATGGCCATCTTGGCCCTCACCACCGGGCTTCATGATCTGCGGAAAAGGCTGGGGAGGATCGTTGTCGGCTACAGCTACTCTGGCAAGCCCATAACGGCGGAAGATCTGCGGGCTGCCGGTGCCATGACCGTCATTCTCAAGGAGGCCATCAAGCCCAACCTGGTCCAGACCCTGGAGGGGCAGGCCTGCATCATGCACGCCGGTCCCTTCGCCAACATCGCCCACGGCCAGTGTTCCATCCTGGCGGACATGATCGCCCTTAAGCTGGCCGACTACGTGGTGACCGAGAGCGGCTTCGGGGCCGACCTGGGGATGGAGAAGTTCATGAACATCAAGTGCCGCTACTCTGGGCTCCGGCCCAACTGCGTGGTGGTGACCTGCACGGTGCGGGCGCTCAAGATGCACGGCGGCGTGGGCAACGTGGTGGCGGGCAAGCCCCTGCCGGAAGAAATTCTCAAGGAGAACGTGCCGGCGGTGGAGAGGGGCTGCGAGAACCTGGCCCACATGATCAAGATCGCCAAGTACTTCGGTGTTCCTGTGCTGGTGGCCATAAACCAGTTCACTACCGACACGCCAGCGGAGATCGAGGTAATACGGCAGAAAGCACTGGAGGCCGGAGCGGAAGGCGCCTATCCCATCACGGTGTGGGCTGACGGCGGTGCCGGGGCCATCGATCTGGCCAAGGCAGTGATCGAGGCCTGCGAGAAGCCCACCAACTTCCAGTTCCTCTATCCCGACCACCTGAGCATCAAGGAGAAGATCGAAATCCTAGCCACCAAAGTTTACAACGCGGCCGGGGTCCGCTATGAGCCGCTGGCCGAGAAAAAGATTGCCCTTTTCGAAGAGCACGGTTGGGGGCACCTTCCCATCTGCATGGCCAAGACCCACCTTTCCATCTCGCACGATCCCAACCTCAAAAACGTGCCGCGCGATTACATCTTCCCCATCCGCGACATCCGAGCTTCTATAGGGGCGGGCTTCCTCTACCCGCTGGCGGGGGCCATGCGGACCATGCCGGGGCTGCCCTCGCAGCCAGCGGCATTCAAGGTAGATATCGACGAACAAGGGCGCACAGTGGGGCTTTTCTAA
- the ndk gene encoding nucleoside-diphosphate kinase, translated as MERTFVMVKPDGVQRGLVGEIISRLEKRGYKLIGLKMLRLTPEMAEKHYAEHRGKPFFPGLISYITSGPVVAMVWEGKNVVAAVREMMGATDPQKALPGTIRGTYGIDIGRNVVHGSDSPATAEREINLFFSPEELVTYDRNLDVWIYE; from the coding sequence GTGGAACGAACCTTTGTCATGGTGAAGCCCGACGGAGTACAGCGGGGGCTGGTGGGAGAGATCATAAGCCGCCTGGAGAAGCGGGGGTACAAGCTTATAGGGCTCAAGATGTTACGCCTGACCCCGGAAATGGCCGAGAAGCACTATGCTGAGCACCGGGGGAAGCCCTTCTTTCCCGGGCTCATAAGCTACATCACCTCCGGGCCGGTGGTGGCCATGGTGTGGGAGGGGAAGAATGTAGTGGCGGCGGTGCGGGAAATGATGGGGGCCACCGACCCGCAGAAGGCCCTTCCTGGCACCATCCGGGGTACTTACGGCATAGACATCGGGCGCAACGTGGTGCACGGCTCCGACTCCCCGGCCACCGCAGAGCGAGAGATAAACCTCTTCTTCTCCCCGGAGGAGCTAGTGACTTACGACCGCAACCTAGACGTCTGGATTTACGAATGA